Proteins encoded together in one Nostoc sp. PCC 7524 window:
- a CDS encoding R3H domain-containing nucleic acid-binding protein: MTITDDLQKLLDILPQDLRQILENHPKRDSLVEVVLDLGRRPEARFPNQAEYLSEIPVTQEQIDDCIQRVGTFGGDNRAGIEQTLHRISAIRNRTGKIIGLTCRVGRAVFGTIGMIRDLVETGKSILMLGRPGVGKTTALREIARVLADELNKRVVIIDTSNEIAGDGDVAHPAIGRARRMQVAHPELQHQVMIEAVENHMPEVIVIDEIGTELEALAARTIAERGVQLVGTAHGNQIENLIKNPTLSDLVGGIQAVTLGDDEARRRGSQKTVLERKAPPTFEIAVEMLERQRWVVHESVADTVDTLLRGRQPNPQTRTVDDQGKVSVTRQLAVVNGRGEHLTVADELSSPVRQTNGWRSSGQMVALPALPLERERVSGRSEFDRLLDESFNYSETIDFNVNRQAGPNGEDLPLHIYPYGVSRHQLEQVINVLTLPVVLTKDIDSADAILALRSHVKNHAKLRQMAKARHVPIHMIKSSTIPQITRGVRRLLNIDDPEIGDERELQLFLHNGSDDEIDALEEARLAVEQIVIPKGQPVELLPRSPQVRKMQHELVEHYRLKSHSFGEEPNRRLRIYPA; the protein is encoded by the coding sequence ATGACGATTACAGACGATCTCCAAAAGTTGTTAGACATTTTGCCCCAAGACCTGCGACAAATACTAGAGAATCATCCCAAACGAGATAGTTTGGTCGAAGTGGTCTTGGATTTGGGTCGTCGCCCAGAAGCTCGTTTTCCTAATCAAGCTGAGTATCTGAGCGAAATACCCGTTACTCAAGAACAGATAGATGACTGCATTCAGCGAGTTGGAACATTTGGCGGAGATAACCGAGCAGGAATTGAGCAAACTTTGCATCGAATCAGTGCCATCCGTAACCGTACTGGCAAGATTATTGGTTTAACTTGTCGTGTTGGTCGGGCGGTATTCGGAACGATAGGAATGATCCGCGATTTGGTAGAAACTGGTAAATCAATTCTCATGCTAGGCCGTCCGGGCGTAGGTAAAACTACTGCTTTAAGAGAAATTGCCCGTGTTCTAGCAGATGAATTGAATAAACGTGTGGTCATTATAGACACCTCCAACGAAATCGCTGGGGATGGCGATGTTGCTCACCCTGCTATTGGTCGTGCTAGGCGGATGCAAGTAGCTCATCCAGAACTTCAGCACCAGGTTATGATTGAGGCAGTAGAAAACCATATGCCAGAAGTCATCGTCATTGATGAAATTGGTACAGAACTGGAAGCTTTAGCTGCCCGCACCATTGCTGAACGCGGTGTGCAATTGGTAGGTACTGCCCACGGCAACCAAATAGAAAACCTGATTAAAAACCCCACATTGTCTGATTTAGTGGGGGGTATTCAAGCAGTGACGCTGGGAGATGATGAAGCAAGAAGACGGGGTAGCCAAAAAACTGTTTTAGAACGCAAAGCTCCTCCTACCTTTGAGATTGCGGTAGAAATGCTGGAGCGGCAACGCTGGGTAGTACACGAAAGCGTCGCTGATACAGTAGATACTCTACTGAGAGGACGACAGCCTAACCCGCAAACGAGAACAGTTGATGACCAGGGGAAAGTCTCGGTGACACGGCAGTTAGCCGTTGTTAACGGTCGTGGTGAACACCTGACAGTAGCAGATGAATTGTCGTCACCAGTACGACAAACCAATGGCTGGCGTTCATCTGGACAAATGGTAGCTTTGCCTGCTTTACCCCTAGAGCGTGAACGAGTTAGTGGGCGCAGTGAATTTGACCGCTTGTTGGATGAATCCTTCAACTACTCTGAGACCATTGATTTCAATGTCAATAGACAGGCGGGACCAAATGGTGAAGACTTGCCACTGCATATTTACCCTTATGGTGTCAGTCGTCATCAGCTAGAACAGGTGATCAATGTGCTAACTTTGCCAGTGGTCTTGACAAAAGATATTGATAGTGCAGATGCTATTTTGGCTTTGCGATCGCACGTCAAAAACCACGCTAAACTCAGACAAATGGCTAAAGCCCGTCATGTGCCAATTCACATGATCAAATCTAGCACCATTCCTCAAATTACCCGTGGAGTGCGGCGTTTGTTGAACATTGATGACCCAGAAATTGGCGATGAACGAGAACTGCAACTGTTTCTGCACAATGGTAGCGACGACGAGATCGATGCACTAGAAGAAGCCAGGCTAGCCGTAGAGCAAATTGTAATTCCTAAAGGCCAACCAGTGGAGTTATTACCGCGTTCTCCGCAAGTCCGCAAAATGCAACATGAGCTAGTAGAACATTATCGGCTCAAATCCCATAGTTTTGGCGAAGAACCAAATCGGCGCTTACGCATTTATCCAGCCTAA
- the ldpA gene encoding circadian clock protein LdpA, whose amino-acid sequence MTDPLTSLQSLKQGRWFKLICGASFQHLPAVRSLTLAYTLAGADCIDVAADPAVISAAQEALKVAKTLVKDAQTRGFNYKGSSPLLMVSLNDGEDPHFRKAEFNPQDCPPDCSRPCEKICPAQAIVFNSLKENFSGVEPEKCYGCGRCLPVCPYDIIYTKSYVTTPGAIAPLVISTGIDAIEIHTKVGRLAEFQRLWQVISPWVEQLKVLAISCPDGEGIVKYLQSISDLISPVRTTLIWQTDGRPMSGDIGDGTTLATIKLGQKVLTAKLPGYVQLAGGTNSYTVAKLKAMALLNRVGEDSDPQTLSSSASIAGVAYGSYARVMLAPIIEQLENKEVKNNVKVTVRLEEEPDLLWQAVELASSLVSQIKSQQER is encoded by the coding sequence GTGACTGATCCTTTAACCTCTTTACAATCTCTAAAACAAGGCCGCTGGTTCAAGCTCATCTGCGGAGCCAGTTTCCAACATCTACCCGCAGTCAGAAGTTTAACATTAGCCTATACCTTAGCGGGCGCTGACTGTATAGATGTTGCAGCTGATCCAGCAGTGATCAGCGCCGCCCAAGAAGCCTTAAAAGTAGCCAAAACCTTAGTTAAAGATGCCCAAACACGAGGCTTTAATTACAAAGGTAGCTCACCGCTTTTAATGGTGAGCTTGAATGATGGAGAAGACCCGCATTTTCGTAAAGCAGAGTTTAATCCTCAAGATTGTCCACCAGACTGCTCCAGACCCTGCGAAAAGATTTGTCCAGCCCAAGCCATCGTATTCAACTCCCTAAAAGAGAATTTTTCAGGAGTTGAGCCGGAAAAATGCTATGGCTGCGGTCGTTGCTTGCCAGTTTGTCCATATGATATAATTTATACAAAGTCCTATGTGACAACGCCTGGAGCGATCGCGCCATTGGTAATATCAACGGGAATAGATGCCATAGAAATACACACTAAAGTAGGTCGTTTGGCAGAATTTCAAAGATTATGGCAAGTAATTTCACCATGGGTAGAGCAATTAAAGGTACTAGCCATTAGTTGCCCTGATGGAGAAGGTATAGTCAAATATCTTCAATCTATCTCTGACTTAATTTCTCCGGTTCGTACTACTTTAATTTGGCAAACAGACGGCCGTCCTATGAGTGGGGATATTGGCGATGGCACCACATTAGCCACTATCAAATTAGGACAAAAAGTTTTGACAGCTAAATTACCAGGATATGTACAATTAGCAGGTGGCACTAACAGCTACACAGTTGCTAAGTTAAAAGCAATGGCACTACTGAACAGAGTAGGGGAAGACTCCGACCCTCAGACACTCAGCTCCTCAGCATCCATTGCTGGAGTCGCCTATGGTAGCTATGCCCGTGTAATGCTAGCACCCATTATTGAACAGTTGGAAAACAAGGAGGTGAAAAATAATGTCAAGGTGACTGTTCGCCTGGAAGAAGAACCAGACTTACTCTGGCAAGCAGTAGAGCTTGCGTCTTCCCTTGTTTCCCAGATCAAGTCACAGCAGGAACGCTAA
- a CDS encoding GGDEF/EAL domain-containing response regulator — MNYQQLEQYKTDILIIDDMVDNLRVLSSILSRAGYNVRKALDWQMAWTACQTLLPDLILLDIMMPEIDGYEVCQRFKAWDLTANIPIIFISALDDVFDKVKAFKIGAVDYISKPFELEEVLVRVQNQITLRTAQLEIITLNSQLEQRVKQRTWELETTLQKLQREISVRQSLQSKLLDLALHDSLTGLPNRVLFIKRLEKALIRTQQEANYHFAVLCLDCDRFKVVNDSLGHLVGDELLIVIARRLESCLTSFDTIARLGGDEFGIILDKLTDVCQAIQVAESILQKLSLPFKLSRYEVFMNVSIGINWGGQNYDKPEHLLRDTDTAMYHAKALGKGRYHVFAPKMYQEAIELLEMENDLRKAIEREEFIIYYQPIISINTGKISGFEALLRWQHPTHGLVYPTNFIPVAEETGLINPINMWVLQSACQQLQIWQNHSTASQTLTMSVNLSAGLFYQPNFIAQIDNILCDTQVNPASLEIEITESVIMKNTDEIKIILQQLKDRKIKLIMDDFGTGYSSLSYLHMFPFDALKIDQSFVKLMQENKENMGLVPAMIGIATSMGMTAIAEGVETPEQLAQLKNLNCHFAQGYLFSQAISQKLVLELMQSSPQW; from the coding sequence ATGAATTACCAGCAGTTAGAGCAATATAAAACAGATATTTTGATAATTGACGATATGGTAGATAATCTGCGAGTTTTGTCTTCAATTCTCAGCAGAGCAGGATATAACGTTCGCAAAGCTTTAGACTGGCAGATGGCTTGGACTGCTTGTCAGACATTATTACCGGATTTAATCTTACTTGATATTATGATGCCGGAAATAGATGGTTATGAAGTTTGTCAGCGTTTTAAAGCTTGGGATTTAACTGCAAATATTCCCATAATTTTTATTAGTGCTTTAGATGATGTATTTGATAAAGTTAAAGCTTTTAAAATCGGTGCGGTTGACTATATTAGCAAACCATTTGAACTAGAAGAAGTTTTGGTACGAGTGCAAAATCAAATTACATTGAGGACAGCACAGTTAGAAATAATCACACTAAATTCTCAACTAGAACAAAGGGTAAAACAGCGTACCTGGGAGCTAGAAACTACTCTGCAAAAACTACAAAGAGAAATTTCTGTTCGCCAATCACTGCAAAGTAAATTATTAGACTTAGCTTTACATGATTCACTTACTGGCTTACCAAACCGAGTTTTATTTATCAAGCGACTAGAAAAAGCTTTGATTCGTACTCAACAAGAGGCTAATTATCATTTTGCAGTCCTGTGTTTAGACTGCGATCGCTTCAAGGTAGTCAATGATTCTTTAGGGCATTTAGTGGGAGATGAATTGCTAATTGTCATTGCTCGTCGGCTAGAATCATGCTTAACATCTTTTGATACAATAGCAAGATTAGGTGGTGATGAATTTGGGATCATTTTAGATAAACTAACAGATGTCTGCCAAGCAATTCAAGTAGCAGAATCTATTTTACAAAAATTATCGCTTCCTTTTAAATTATCAAGATATGAAGTATTTATGAATGTCAGTATAGGCATTAACTGGGGAGGTCAAAACTACGATAAACCAGAGCATTTGCTACGGGATACTGACACGGCGATGTATCATGCAAAAGCTCTAGGTAAAGGTAGATATCATGTTTTTGCTCCTAAAATGTATCAAGAAGCCATCGAATTATTAGAGATGGAAAATGACCTCCGTAAAGCTATTGAAAGAGAAGAATTCATTATTTATTATCAGCCAATTATTTCGATAAATACAGGTAAAATATCTGGATTTGAAGCACTTTTACGCTGGCAACACCCAACTCATGGTTTAGTTTATCCTACAAATTTTATTCCTGTAGCTGAAGAAACTGGTTTGATTAATCCGATTAATATGTGGGTATTACAGTCAGCCTGTCAGCAATTGCAGATCTGGCAAAATCACTCGACGGCATCTCAAACTCTGACCATGAGCGTGAATTTAAGTGCTGGCTTGTTTTACCAACCTAACTTTATCGCCCAAATTGATAATATTCTTTGTGATACGCAAGTAAATCCAGCGAGCCTAGAAATAGAAATTACAGAAAGTGTTATTATGAAAAATACTGATGAAATCAAAATTATTTTACAACAATTGAAAGATAGAAAAATTAAACTAATTATGGATGACTTTGGCACAGGTTATTCTTCGTTAAGTTATTTACATATGTTTCCTTTTGACGCTTTAAAAATTGATCAATCATTTGTCAAACTCATGCAGGAAAACAAAGAAAATATGGGATTAGTGCCAGCGATGATTGGCATTGCCACCTCGATGGGTATGACTGCAATCGCTGAAGGAGTGGAAACTCCAGAACAATTAGCACAACTAAAAAATTTAAACTGTCATTTTGCTCAAGGATATTTATTTTCTCAAGCTATATCCCAGAAACTGGTTCTCGAATTGATGCAGTCATCACCTCAATGGTAA
- a CDS encoding ATP-binding protein, with amino-acid sequence MTTDGYQQMRLQPCSDARQKLTNSSEIKLCGHSAITPVPSVTVPIYDESGKIAFAIANFADITPCNQPEQLLAEYNRVVEAEVKKRTQELLVVIEQLQSSQQELIKRQQAAEQANFAKSEFLANMSHELRTPLNAILGFTQIMSHDHTLSTENQQNLEIINRAGEHLLNLINDILDISKIEAGRTTLNLSNFDLLHLLDNVQKILQVRAAAKGLQLKFEYAANLPRYIQTDASKLRQILLNILSNAIKYTASGSVTLRVKLGTGDKERNPSSCFFPIEHCNTRGQRSKATTLSPPSPLSVTHLPSLIFEIQDTGMGIAPQELDLLFEAFRQTESGRKSQQGTGLGLVISRKYVQLMGGDITVFSTVGIGSKFTFNIQVDLISASEIQLPPTPDAVIGLLPQQKQYRILVVDDVTDNRLLLVKLLSSLGFSVREATNGQEALTQWHSWQPHLILMDMRMPVMDGYEATRLIRNHEMQHEKPILTSIRNNSTTQCLPNLRYLSECMSAVQSKTNTRTIIIALTAIAFEEERQKILSSGCDDCICKPFVQGVLLEKLKKYLGIKYITEVKMPKATDLDSDRSILPSETDIVLNLSKMSSDWRKKLYYAAASCSDELIFKLIQQIPSSNNFIAQFIKDLANNYQFEKIMNLIKINAE; translated from the coding sequence ATGACTACCGATGGATACCAGCAGATGAGACTCCAGCCATGTTCTGACGCACGACAGAAGTTAACCAACTCATCAGAAATCAAATTGTGTGGCCACAGTGCGATCACGCCAGTCCCATCTGTAACAGTGCCGATTTATGATGAATCTGGTAAAATCGCCTTTGCGATCGCTAATTTTGCTGACATTACCCCGTGTAATCAACCAGAGCAGTTACTAGCAGAGTACAACCGTGTTGTCGAAGCTGAAGTCAAAAAACGTACCCAAGAACTCCTAGTAGTCATTGAGCAACTGCAAAGCTCTCAACAAGAACTGATTAAACGTCAGCAAGCAGCTGAACAAGCAAATTTCGCCAAAAGCGAATTTTTAGCAAACATGAGTCATGAATTGCGGACACCCCTCAACGCCATATTGGGATTCACGCAAATCATGAGCCATGACCATACACTTTCTACTGAAAATCAGCAGAACTTGGAAATTATTAACCGTGCTGGCGAACATCTACTCAACTTAATCAATGACATTTTGGACATTTCCAAAATTGAAGCAGGCAGAACTACTTTAAATCTCAGCAACTTTGATTTACTTCACCTTTTGGATAACGTGCAGAAAATATTGCAAGTTCGTGCAGCCGCAAAAGGTTTACAGTTGAAATTTGAATATGCAGCCAATTTACCCCGATACATACAAACAGACGCAAGTAAACTACGTCAAATCCTACTCAACATCTTGAGTAATGCCATCAAATATACAGCATCTGGTAGTGTGACATTGAGAGTAAAACTGGGAACTGGAGATAAAGAGAGAAATCCAAGCAGTTGCTTCTTCCCCATTGAACATTGCAACACCAGGGGACAAAGAAGTAAAGCCACCACCTTGTCACCCCCCTCTCCTTTGTCTGTTACCCATCTCCCATCCCTCATCTTTGAAATTCAAGATACTGGCATGGGAATTGCCCCACAAGAACTTGATCTATTGTTTGAAGCTTTTAGACAAACTGAAAGTGGTAGAAAATCACAACAAGGAACGGGATTAGGGCTAGTAATTAGTCGTAAATATGTGCAACTGATGGGGGGAGATATTACTGTATTTAGCACCGTAGGTATTGGGAGTAAATTTACTTTTAATATTCAGGTTGATTTAATCTCTGCTAGTGAGATTCAACTCCCACCCACCCCAGATGCAGTAATTGGCTTATTGCCACAACAAAAACAATATCGCATCTTAGTTGTCGATGATGTCACTGACAACCGTCTGTTACTTGTAAAACTTCTATCATCGCTTGGCTTCTCCGTGCGAGAAGCGACTAACGGTCAAGAAGCTCTTACTCAATGGCATTCATGGCAACCTCACTTAATTTTGATGGATATGCGAATGCCTGTGATGGATGGTTATGAGGCGACACGTTTGATTCGTAACCATGAAATGCAACATGAAAAGCCCATACTTACGTCAATTAGGAACAACTCTACAACTCAATGTCTTCCTAACTTGAGATATTTATCCGAATGTATGAGTGCCGTACAGTCAAAAACAAACACTCGCACAATCATCATTGCTCTTACTGCCATTGCTTTTGAGGAAGAACGACAAAAAATTCTATCTAGTGGTTGTGATGATTGTATTTGTAAGCCTTTTGTACAGGGAGTATTACTGGAAAAACTCAAAAAATATTTAGGGATAAAATATATTACTGAAGTCAAAATGCCTAAAGCCACAGATTTAGATTCGGACAGATCAATACTACCAAGTGAAACTGATATTGTATTGAATTTGTCAAAAATGTCATCTGATTGGCGAAAAAAGTTATATTACGCCGCAGCTAGTTGTAGTGATGAGTTAATTTTTAAATTAATCCAGCAAATACCTTCAAGCAATAATTTCATTGCCCAATTTATCAAGGATTTAGCGAACAACTATCAATTTGAAAAAATTATGAATCTGATTAAGATAAATGCAGAATGA